A genomic window from Streptomyces broussonetiae includes:
- a CDS encoding class E sortase, with translation MTALRPERKTDASYGDQSYEASGALGQWDATGAREPHGAQGSYKEPYEEPYEPYEPYRDPLDDETMALRVPDPAAGPQNEAVSVSAGSSASSSPEPAAGGRAARRKAAKRRGGGRHGGNRGTAPAAAPETGRPLSRVEARRQARLRKPSPAVVASRAIGEVFITTGVLMLLFVTYQLWWTNVRAHAQAGSETHQLQDDWASGKRNPGVFAPGQGFAILHIPTLDVVAPIAEGVSNAKVLDKGMVGHYGEAPLKTAMPDARTGNFGLAAHRNTHGEPFRYINRLKPGDAVVVETQDTYYVYKVTSTLPVTSPSNTSVLDPVPRGSGFTGPGRYITLTTCTPEFTSKYRLIVWGKMVQERPRSEGKPDALIE, from the coding sequence GTGACCGCGCTGCGCCCGGAGCGCAAGACCGATGCCTCGTACGGGGATCAGTCGTACGAGGCCTCCGGTGCGCTCGGGCAGTGGGACGCGACGGGCGCCCGTGAGCCGCACGGGGCACAGGGGTCCTACAAGGAGCCGTACGAGGAGCCGTACGAGCCGTACGAGCCGTACCGGGATCCTCTCGACGACGAGACGATGGCGCTACGGGTCCCCGATCCGGCGGCGGGCCCGCAGAACGAGGCTGTAAGCGTCTCTGCGGGCTCTTCGGCCTCCTCCTCGCCCGAACCCGCGGCCGGCGGTCGTGCGGCCCGCAGAAAGGCCGCCAAGCGCCGTGGCGGCGGGCGGCACGGCGGGAACCGGGGGACCGCGCCCGCCGCGGCACCGGAAACCGGCCGGCCGCTGTCCCGGGTCGAGGCCCGCCGGCAGGCGCGGCTGCGCAAACCGTCTCCGGCCGTCGTTGCGAGCCGGGCCATCGGCGAGGTGTTCATCACCACCGGTGTGCTGATGCTGCTGTTCGTCACCTACCAGCTGTGGTGGACCAACGTCCGCGCCCATGCGCAGGCGGGCAGCGAGACGCACCAGCTGCAGGACGACTGGGCCAGCGGCAAGCGCAACCCGGGCGTCTTCGCGCCGGGGCAGGGCTTCGCCATCCTGCACATCCCCACGCTGGACGTGGTGGCGCCGATCGCGGAGGGCGTCAGCAACGCGAAGGTGCTCGACAAGGGCATGGTCGGGCACTACGGCGAGGCGCCGCTGAAGACGGCGATGCCCGACGCCAGGACCGGCAACTTCGGTCTCGCGGCGCACCGCAACACCCATGGCGAACCGTTCCGGTACATCAACAGGCTCAAGCCCGGTGACGCGGTCGTGGTCGAGACGCAGGACACCTACTACGTGTACAAGGTGACGTCGACGCTTCCGGTGACCTCGCCGTCCAACACCAGCGTGCTGGACCCGGTTCCGAGGGGCTCCGGATTCACCGGGCCCGGCCGCTACATCACCCTCACCACCTGCACGCCGGAGTTCACCAGCAAGTACCGGTTGATCGTCTGGGGCAAGATGGTCCAGGAACGCCCGCGCAGCGAGGGCAAGCCGGACGCGCTCATCGAGTAG
- a CDS encoding class E sortase: MAATADETQTHPDASEPEPAEHHRRPGRIAKAVSVFGELLITAGLLLALFVVYSLWWTNVIADRKADKQADKVRQHWAQEKDSGPGALDTKDGIGFLHVPAMKNGEVLVEKGTGTDVLNDGVAGYYTDPVKATLPMTGKDGNFTLAAHRDGHGAKFHNIDKIGKGDPIVFETRDDWYVYKVYSILPETSKYNVKVLTQVPKESGTTKPGHYITLTTCTPVYTSEYRYVVWGELVRVEKVDGKRTPPAELR, translated from the coding sequence GTGGCAGCGACCGCCGACGAGACCCAAACACACCCGGACGCGTCCGAGCCGGAGCCCGCCGAGCACCACCGGCGACCCGGGCGGATCGCGAAGGCGGTGAGCGTCTTCGGTGAACTCCTCATCACGGCGGGCCTGTTGCTCGCTCTGTTCGTCGTCTACTCCCTGTGGTGGACGAACGTGATAGCGGACCGCAAGGCGGACAAACAGGCCGACAAGGTGCGTCAGCACTGGGCGCAGGAGAAGGATTCCGGGCCCGGCGCGCTGGACACCAAGGACGGCATCGGCTTCCTGCACGTGCCGGCGATGAAGAACGGCGAGGTGCTGGTCGAGAAGGGCACCGGCACGGACGTCCTCAACGACGGCGTGGCCGGCTACTACACCGACCCGGTCAAGGCCACACTCCCCATGACCGGCAAGGACGGAAACTTCACCCTCGCCGCCCACCGCGACGGCCACGGCGCGAAGTTCCACAACATCGACAAGATCGGGAAGGGCGACCCGATCGTCTTCGAGACACGGGACGACTGGTACGTCTACAAGGTCTACTCGATCCTCCCCGAGACCTCGAAGTACAACGTCAAGGTCCTCACTCAGGTCCCCAAGGAGTCCGGCACGACCAAGCCGGGCCACTACATCACGCTGACGACGTGCACGCCCGTCTACACCTCGGAGTACCGCTACGTCGTGTGGGGCGAGCTGGTCCGGGTGGAGAAGGTGGACGGCAAGCGGACACCGCCGGCGGAGCTGCGCTGA